The sequence gaaacctggatttcctgtaatctgcaataaattgcatagtctggaatttgaaccccagacctgggtgtagaagctTTTAAAACTTAACtaataggctacggtgcttctaCAAATCCAAATAGTTTTAAATCATGTTAATCAGACTTACGTATCCTAATGATattgtaaaatatatgtttttgaaaGTGTTCCATCTTTCCACATTGTAAGTTAAAGATCTTAACTTAAGGTTGTTACAGATCTTAGTAAATGGAATTGCTTGTGGGTCACGGTCGCTTGGGGCTTCTTCTTTAGAATCTTGTTCTACTTTTCTTTGCTTTTTGGGTAGTAAGAACAAAGAGAGGTACAAAAAAACTCAGTTTGATCCCAGGAGAACTGTTTTGAAACTTTGGCTTGCTTTTGTTTGTATCCTGTATTTTTCTTCTAATTCTTTGTTGCATAACTTTAATTATTCTGTCTAAAGTTGTTGAAAAGGAGGTCAACTACTTGGCTATATACATACttgaattatatatatcatacacaTTCCACAACATTATAACCTGTTGCTTTGAGTAGATCCATTAAGGATCAGATTACATGTACGCTGACAGATATGTTAACCTTGTCAAGATTAAGACGTGGTCTCTCATCACTCTTAATACACCATCCTCTAAAAACTTCAATCTCTTGTCTCAGAAACAAGAAGTAAATACAAACTCAGACACGTTTCCAAATCAGAATGCTGGACTCTCTCCTAGTTCCCAAAACTTTATGCCCTCATTAACAGCATATACAGATTATACCATGCTAAAGTTCCATGGCATGACTCATCCAGATGCCTAGGCTGGAGAAAGCATAAGCGTCAATCAGAAATATTCCTTTCCTTGAGTGAGATTGTACATTCGAAGTTAGAACTCACTTAAATGAGAAAAATGAGGAACCATTACCAAACCAGTAGACCCAAATGGCTGGTACACCTTTAGCAGTTTCcagtgtgtgtttttttttttcatggccAGTAAACCCAGTTCTACCAGCATATAATCAGCGGTTGTTTCAACATTTCAAGCAGGCTTGGTTTAGCTTATACTTCAAGTTCCACAAAGATGTGTACTTACTAATCCTCTTGGCTGTCCTACAGCTAAACTGATGAAGTTATCTTTAGAAGAATTCATTATCTGGTCACTGGCAGATGAAAGTGAATGTTTTAAGCCAAAAACAGTCATGGCTCAACCACATCGTGGCGGTTACTTAGAGTTTTGCACTCTGGTGCTTTGGCAAAGAGACTCATTCATCAAAACCTGTTTTTTTCGTCGGTAAAGTTTTGTTGGGCTCAAAGCCTGGCCTGTATTTCGACAAGAGGTAAGCGTCTCACCCTAGTCGTTCCTCGCCTCATATCTATTATATCAGTCACGTTCTACTTCTGCTTAAACCACCTGAATGCGAGCAAGCCTGAAAAATATCCACATATATTTACACAGCACCATCTTCCTTTACTTGTATATCCATTCACTTACAGTGCTACGGCCAAATCTGAATCACAGCACGAAAGGCAACAAACTCTAGATGACACCACAAGCGAAGATCACAGAGCTCTAGATCACATAAAAGTTTAGAAGATATGAGTTTACTTTTTGTATCTCGGTCCTGCAAATTGCTTTCTGTATTATCAGAAAATCTCCTTCTGTCAGGCATGAAATTTAGCCTTGGGCTTCTCATGGCTTTGCCATGGTACCTCTCACGCGAGAATTTGTAGGAATCATCATCACTAGCCAAAGAAACAATAATGGAAAATTCAAGGAAAGCCAAAGAGATCTCAAAAGGGATGAGAACAaggttcagaaaaaaaattcacacCTCCCTCTCGAGAGATATTTCCTCTGTTCAAGTGAGAAATCAGACAACCTCTCTCTTTCCATTCGCAATGGCACAAAGCTGTCTGAAGCATCTAGTGTCTTGAACCGACTCTGACTACCTTCACTAGACTCCGCAGGAGGAGGATCATTGTCAATAGTGGACATTTCTGCTTTGTATGAAGCTGGACTGATGTTATCTACTGTTTCAGGGTTATCAACCTTCCCACCTGACAATGTAGACACACCTGATTCATCAAATACTCAACTGTGAGTTTCTGGTTTAAGCCTCTTAATCTGAACTTCAGTGCTTGccatttttgatttatttcaaACATGATTCATCAACAGTATGTATATctctttaatattattattacctGTATTACTAAGAAGTGCAGCTTGACTCTCTTTTTCATCCCTTTGTTCCGTTTCAGAACCACCACACTCAGCATGTCTATTACCTTCTGCAAACATGGCAGGTGATCTTTGGACCTTCTCGTCGTCATACAAATTTCTTTTCTCCACTTGCTTCTTTAGTACTCTAGTTAGGTCATTACCACACTCTGGTTCAAACTCATAACTGTACAACTTTTCCCTTAGCTCCTTACCGGATAAAATAACCTTTTCTTCACCACTTGTAGAAAGTTCATTAGCTCCAGGAGAGGTTTTGCAATCATCTAGAGTTTTATCTTCAGTCACGGAAACATTCACATCTGATGCATTGAGGTTCTCTTCTCCATGACCAGAACGTGCATTAGCCATGTGAACTACACCGAGATCAGAACTCTGGCCTGGACTTCTTGTCATTCCATTCATGGACATTGGCGCATTGCTGACACCACTGGGATGAGGTATATATGTATCCTTCTGATTTGGCGCAAAACTTGCAAGTATATCAAGGATCTCATTTGATTGCATCATTGGTCTATGGGGAAGATTCAACGTTCCATCTTTCCTATTGAAAACTTTGGACTGAATGAAGTTATTTGGCTCAGCCTTTATCGATCTAGAATCCACTGGATTCAAACTGCCAACGACCTCCTCTTTCATCCTGTTAATTGGAGAAGCTTGAGCACTCTCTTCAACGACTTCTGACTTCACAGTCCTAAGATTTACAGAGTTCACATTATCAGCAGCCATTATTGGTCTAGAAACACTTGTGCAGGCAACTCTTGCCTCCGATGTGGTGGCTGATAGAGAAGGAGACTTCTCAATAGGAGGATATGACCTGAGGCCTAGACTTAGCGAACATGTGGGAACAACCTGACGATCAAACTGCGTCGAAGTCACTGTAGGATATTTAAATTCTACACTTTCCTTCAGTTTTTCAGAAACTGGCTTTGCAATAACAGTCGTATCACCACAACTTGATGTCTCTATGTCAGGGCAACTACTGTCAAAGAAAGAACCAGTTGTCTTAACTCTAGTCTTGCGATCTAGACCATCTTCCCAAGCATCCATGGTAGTATTCAAATCCCAATTTGATCTGTTCACACCACTGAGATTGCCAGAACTAGTACAAGTAGGAATAGAATCTGTGACATGAGGTGCACAAACTCCCTTGCTTACAGACAAATCCAGTGCTGAAGGCTCTTTGTTCTCCAAATATGGAGAATTGTTTTCAGGGTTACAAGCAGATGCTTCTGTTTGACACTCTCCCTTACTAACAATGTCATGGGTCTTAAGAACAGTTTGTTCTACATTCAACTTAGAACTGAAAGGGACCACAGAGCCTGCCAAGGGACTGGAGGGAATTGGAATATTAGGCTCTTCGGCTTTCACTCTAGTTTGGTTAACAACTAGGCTCCCAATACTCTCCGTTTTATCAGCAACTTTTCCCACAGAAAGAGACGGAACCGAAGGGATTAAACTTCCAATCAATGTCTGATGTACATGAGCATCATCAGATGAATTCAAATCCAAAAAACTCCTAGTATCATCACCT comes from Brassica rapa cultivar Chiifu-401-42 chromosome A02, CAAS_Brap_v3.01, whole genome shotgun sequence and encodes:
- the LOC103850881 gene encoding uncharacterized protein LOC103850881 isoform X1 produces the protein MSGNQQPQISMPTWRCRDFNAAIPIKKRKYFVLPEESPLEKNTKLNEQGDDTRSFLDLNSSDDAHVHQTLIGSLIPSVPSLSVGKVADKTESIGSLVVNQTRVKAEEPNIPIPSSPLAGSVVPFSSKLNVEQTVLKTHDIVSKGECQTEASACNPENNSPYLENKEPSALDLSVSKGVCAPHVTDSIPTCTSSGNLSGVNRSNWDLNTTMDAWEDGLDRKTRVKTTGSFFDSSCPDIETSSCGDTTVIAKPVSEKLKESVEFKYPTVTSTQFDRQVVPTCSLSLGLRSYPPIEKSPSLSATTSEARVACTSVSRPIMAADNVNSVNLRTVKSEVVEESAQASPINRMKEEVVGSLNPVDSRSIKAEPNNFIQSKVFNRKDGTLNLPHRPMMQSNEILDILASFAPNQKDTYIPHPSGVSNAPMSMNGMTRSPGQSSDLGVVHMANARSGHGEENLNASDVNVSVTEDKTLDDCKTSPGANELSTSGEEKVILSGKELREKLYSYEFEPECGNDLTRVLKKQVEKRNLYDDEKVQRSPAMFAEGNRHAECGGSETEQRDEKESQAALLSNTGVSTLSGGKVDNPETVDNISPASYKAEMSTIDNDPPPAESSEGSQSRFKTLDASDSFVPLRMERERLSDFSLEQRKYLSRGSDDDSYKFSRERYHGKAMRSPRLNFMPDRRRFSDNTESNLQDRDTKSKLISSKLLCDLELCDLRLWCHLEFVAFRAVIQIWP
- the LOC103850881 gene encoding uncharacterized protein LOC103850881 isoform X2 → MSGNQQPQISMPTWRCRDFNAAIPIKKRKYFVLPEESPLEKNTKLNEQGDDTRSFLDLNSSDDAHVHQTLIGSLIPSVPSLSVGKVADKTESIGSLVVNQTRVKAEEPNIPIPSSPLAGSVVPFSSKLNVEQTVLKTHDIVSKGECQTEASACNPENNSPYLENKEPSALDLSVSKGVCAPHVTDSIPTCTSSGNLSGVNRSNWDLNTTMDAWEDGLDRKTRVKTTGSFFDSSCPDIETSSCGDTTVIAKPVSEKLKESVEFKYPTVTSTQFDRQVVPTCSLSLGLRSYPPIEKSPSLSATTSEARVACTSVSRPIMAADNVNSVNLRTVKSEVVEESAQASPINRMKEEVVGSLNPVDSRSIKAEPNNFIQSKVFNRKDGTLNLPHRPMMQSNEILDILASFAPNQKDTYIPHPSGVSNAPMSMNGMTRSPGQSSDLGVVHMANARSGHGEENLNASDVNVSVTEDKTLDDCKTSPGANELSTSGEEKVILSGKELREKLYSYEFEPECGNDLTRVLKKQVEKRNLYDDEKVQRSPAMFAEGNRHAECGGSETEQRDEKESQAALLSNTGVSTLSGGKVDNPETVDNISPASYKAEMSTIDNDPPPAESSEGSQSRFKTLDASDSFVPLRMERERLSDFSLEQRKYLSRGSDDDSYKFSRERYHGKAMRSPRLNFMPDRRRFSDNTESNLQDRDTKNLAVALLARIQVV